The segment CTTAATGGCAGGTGTTCCACCAATGATGCCAGGAATGCCTCCAGTTATGCCAGGAATGCCCCCTGGGTGAGTAAAAACATAATCTTAAATCAGTTGGCCTGTGTTCATGCAGTGTTTTTTGCACACTAGCAACTTGCTATCTAAATCTGATTTAGTGGCTTTGAactgttttagaaaaaaatcaaaaccttgGGGGGGATTATAAACATGATTGTTAATTTAAATTGCATAGGGCCTGGAAGGCTATACACCAACCTCAAAATGTCACTAAATTTAACAGATTGGATGTaaatgtgatgatgtcactcctcTTCTGTTCCAGCCACCAGATTAATGTAATTGGATGTAAAATCTTGCTTTGCTGGTTTAAACCCTTCCGTGAACCCATTGTCAAAGTTTGCTGTTCAGATATATTATTACATCAGTTTCTTTTGTTCTCATTGGTTGTGGATCCAATGAGAAACAAGCAAGTTAGTCAGTTTAAGATTTTTGTTAAATGAGATGTACACAGACTGGTTCTAGAGTGTTCAGATGAAGTTTAAGTTGTTTATATAGTTGACACATAGCACCCTATCACAATGTGTTTGGAAAATCAGTTAGATTTTTTGATTTTTGTCATACATTTTCACAGATTACATCAACAGAGAAAGTACATGCAGTCATTTTGCGGTGAAAACATGTAAGCATCTAATTAATGTGATTTAGGTACATTCATTATGCCGTTTTATGTCAAATGAAACCTGCCATTGAGCTCCCCTCATTCAGTTCTCTTAGAGTTATATGacttttggttttgtattttgcACAGTTTCATGTTTTCCTTGCTAAGAATAATTAGGGATCTCCAAAGACAAAACAAAGGGAGATAACATTGCAATAGCTGTCTTGTTTCTGTCTTCACTTTTCATTTTGCAGCAGGTATGCAGCTTCATTTGGTCAGCTTCATTTGGTCACTCCCTGTGACTAGACGGGAGTTTGGTTTTTAATCAAGAtatttttgaagcaaaatgctTAATGTAATACACAATTTTTGAATTCCAAAAAGTGGTGGTATGGTGTTATTGCAGATGCAGTCTATGAGGATATTTTTTCTGTTTGGCTTTAAAACTTATAGCTTGAAAGACTTCTTTCTGCAGTCAGGAGGCTGCTGGTTTTTAGTCTGAGTTGCCCTTAAAGTTCCTTGTCTAAGTTGCAGATAGTAAGGAACATAATTTGTCAAACTTTACTGGTTTTACAGATTGAAATTGACTTTATTGTTACTGGTTTAAAGCCTAATTTAAACTAAAATggatttccacttttttttttaataagggaATATCAGGAGAAATGAGTCTAGCCTTGGCCTATGAAATAATTTCTTCTGACTTACTATAGTTTAGTCCTGTTCATTTCAGACTCTAGGGAAAAAATGTCTGTTTCATAACATCATACCCTGGCTATTTCTTGTAAGTTTATCTTCATGGTGGCAGTGAGAGGACCTCCCTTATCCAAGAGTTGAGGAGCCAGGGGCGGGGGGCCCTGATTATTTTCCCTAACCTGGTTGCAGGTACTACTAGTTCAAGAATCTTCATTCTTCATATGGTATCTTGTGGACACCTTGCCTCCTATTTAATAAAATTTGTGTGGGAACTAAATTGCTTAAGTTTAAAAATAATAGTAGGATGGTATTTAATGtctttttagtttattttaatgCAGTTTAGCAGCCACTGATCGATAGTAGGAGGGGCTAACAGGACACCACTGTTCAGTCTTAGAGGAAACTTGAGTCATATCTTCCTAAAATACCACTAGTAGGTGGGAGGAATTTAttcttagtctatgtctacactgcaggcttttgctggcagagagtatgctaatgaagtgctcattagcatttgccATGCTGTCATTTACATATTCTCCGCTGatgctttttgctcaaaaagcattggcagagactatgcaaatgacatcattacaaatgctaatgagcacttcattagcatactctctgcctgcaaaagcctgcagtgtagacatagcctctgagaccAAGCATGGCCTTAGGTGCTGTCAACTTGAAAATCATATTGTTATTCAAAGAATAGGTAAAATTATTGGAAATTGAAACATCAGAAAGTTTTCAGTGCAATTGATGGAATTTTATGTGGTTGGCTTTACCTGTTTGTcagccaacattttttttaaaataggaagaTGTGGCTGTGTATTCACCAAAATTGGCTTGAGATCTCAGACAAATGTACTAGCTGAAAATTTTGTCTAATATTTCTTATAACTTGATTTCAGGTTGACTGTCTTTTACACGTTCAAGTTTAGACTCCTTTATTTTCTCCTGAAGTCTTCAAAAATGAAACAGCATAATTTAAACAAATTTTCTCAGGTATTTTGTTAGAGAGGTACTAATATAGCTTAGGAAGATACTTGATATACTATATATTAGCAGGCCACTTCACATTGAAACAGAGCCAATTAACTAAAAGGGCATGCTTGAATATCTTTTTAATAGAGAGACTAGGCCTGGGAGTCTGATCAGATATCTGATTGATTGTCATCTTAAAGAATTGAGTCCCATGTGAAAAATAATTCTCTTCCTGTTAACAGTGGAACCTCTTATATTGAGGACTGGCTTGTCTACTGAGAATCAAGGCAACTTGAATTCCTGAATCAGTGGAAATAACTAGCTTACTTATAGCACCTTTAGCTTAATATTTGTGTGTGCAGATGGCCTCAATAGGACATCTGTAGTGCTTATATTAGTCtatttttttatgttttaatAGGATGATGCCAATGGGTGGAATGATGCCTCCTGGGCCAGGAATACCACCTCTTATGCCTGGTATGCCGCCAGGTAGGTCAGTGATGTCGAACTCATACTGTGGTGAgctaaatatcttttatttaacTTGGGGATCCTGGGCTAATATGGTTAAAATTGGGTTAGATACTAACCATACTTCATAGTGTGCATCTTTGTAAAATTCAGTTGTGGCTTTCCACAAAGTTTATAAGGGTAGAATGTTGTGGCAAACTAACATTTTGAATTAGTACACTTTTATTTATTGGGGAGGGAAAATGTGGAGagttatttttcctttttgttatCCTTTCTTTCCCCTACAATACTCTGCTTCTGACCCTTTCTTTTCAATGAATTTTTCTCTCTTCTAGTTCCATCTCTTCCCacttctgttttttttctctATGGCATCTATGGAAAAGTTGTAATTTAGCATTTTAGTCTATCCTCTGTAGCCTAGCTATGTGGAAAGCATTTCATGAGGAAGTTTTTGCATCAGGCTGTTAAACACTTAGTTAACTGCTTTCCACAGCTGTCCTGGAACTGTGGGAGTCTAGAACAAAGAAAATCCTGCATCACTGTTAATGACAGCTGGCTGAAATTGGTACAGTCTTAAACTAACCTGCAGTCTAGCTGATTAGGCTGGAAGATTAACACCCGTTAGGTAGATTGTACAAAATAATATCTTTATACCTGTCCAGGAATGACTATATTACCATATGCTTGGGGGAAACTTTTTGGCTTATTTTGAGAAGTTTTATATTTTTTTGCACAATTTTTCTCCAGACTTCTTGGTTTAGGTGGGTATTTTAATGTTTCTTTGTAATGAAATGTTGCTTTACTGTAAATAATAATTATAGCGTTGTATAAACTGCTGCATAGTATTGTACTGTTGCATGTGACTTAAGTTGCTTAATTCAAAGGTCTTGTACATATACAACAAAAGAAATAGCACTACAGTACTTGTGTAAGGTGAACAGAAAAATACTATCTTCTTATTATGAAAGTGTAACTTACACATGTAGTTTGGTGGGGTTTTTCCCCTTTGGTTActtaactgcactcaaaaccatGCAAAATATTAttctacaagtccactcagtcgtGGTCCTTCTTTTGACAAATGCTTAGGcagacaagtttgtttatattgaCAGGTGATATTGCTGCTGGCTTCtcatttacaatgtcaccagaaagtgagaacaggcaatTCATTCATTCAGTGTTGCATGGTATTTACGTGttagatatgctaaacatttgtgtGCCCCttcaggatgtaaaatcccatttaattggctaactgattaaacaaatcatgtcaaaccaatctgatagctttcttttataggataccaagtcttgtggataagggcgaagtggtggatgtggtatacttgaACTTTAGctaagcatttgatacagtattgCATAACTtttttatcagtaaactagggaaatacaacctagatggggctactataagatggctgcataactggctggatagctgatctctgagaatagttattaatTGTTTAGTCATGcaggaagggcagaacaagtgtgGTTCTGCAGGGGttagttttgggaccggttctgtgcAATAACTTCATCAAcgttttagatattggcatagagagtacattaagtttgcagatgatactaagctaagaagggttgcaactgctttggagaatagggtcataattcaaaatgatctggacaaactggagaaatggtctgaggtaaataggattaagtttaataaggacaaatgcaaagtactccacttacaaagggaaaatcagtttcacacacacagaatgggaagtgactgtttaaGAAGGAGTGCTGTagaaagatctaggggtcataatggactaCAGACTAAATGAATCaactgtgatgctgttgcaaaaaaaaaaaaaagcaaacatgattctgggatatattaacaggagtgttgtgagcaagacatgagaagtaattcttcaccTCTACTCTGATTAGAACTTAAGACCGTAAAACAGTCCTATTGTGTCAGAGgtaatgtccatctagcccaatatcctgtctttcgACAATAGTCGacactagatgccccagaggaaatgaacagaaaggGTAATCATCagctgatccctctcctgttacccatttccagcctctgacagacagaggctagggacaccattcctgtccatcctgactaataattattaatggacctatcctccatgaatttatctagttctttttttgaatcctgttaaagtcctgtttttcagaacatcctctggcaaagagttccacaggttgactgtgtgctacatgaagaaatacttccttttgtttgttttaaacctgcttcctattcatttcatttgatgatccCCTTCTTCTCCTCAGGCCtcagagtattgtgtctagttctgggcaccacatttcaagaaagatttgggcaaattggagagagtctagagaagagcaacaaaaatgattaaaaggctAGAATACATGAcatgtgagggaagactgaaataattgggtttgtttagtttgggaaagagaagactccgaggagacatgatagcattctccaagtatctaaaagggtgttacaaggaggagggagaaatattgtaTTCCTGGACCTTTGATAGGATAAAaaacaatgggtttaaattacagcaaagggaggtttaggttggacctttagaaaaacttcctaactgtcaggatagttaaatactggaataaattgcctacggaggttgtggaatctccatcattggagatacttaaaagcaggttagacatacgtctctcagggatgatttagatggtgcttgattctgcagtgatggcaggggactggacttgatatcttgaggtccctcccagttctagtattctatgattcttaaagTGGGGGTGAGTGCAGGAGCAGAATAACCCTTCTTTTCCCCcagttgcaggcaggggctgctctgccaTCCCCAgtcccagcagctcctgcctgcaggtAGGCCAAACCTGCTGCAGACTAAGGCTGTACCGGCCAGgatgctgaagcagcccctgtcttcaGTAGGTGCCCCTGCGGGGCTGGAGAAGCCCACTGCCTACTgtaagtgctccagcccccactggttagctggttaaaccttcacatccctggtgccccttcatgcttcaggcGCTATTCCAGTGGATATGCTTCCATGCTGCTGATGCTTGTTTTAATTGAATTCATGACTGAGCTCCTTTGGaaggagaattgtatgtctcctgctcttaTACCTGCATTCTGCCTTGTTTCGTGTTATAACAGTCTCGGAtaatgacccagcacatgttcattttaacaacattttcacagcagatttgacaaaatgcaaagaagtgtgagatttctaaagtgtgagatttctaaaaatagcaatAGTACTTGacccaagatttaagaatctTAAGCGCTGTCCAAAACCTGAGAAGTACGCGATGCGGGGTATGCTTTCATAAGTCTTAAAAAGAACAACACTCAAATGTGGAAACAACAGAACTCAGAGCCTCCAAAAAATAAGAACTTTTATTGGTCATATGTGACACAGGTGATGAAAATGAAGATGTCATTCCGCTTTGCTTTGGATCATTACCAAGCAAAACCCATCATCAgtatggaagcatgtcctctggactGCTGGTTGAAGCAGGAAGGGTCTTATGAATGTAAATATCTTGCAGAGCTAGCTacagcagtgccatgtgaatgcctgttcccACTTTGAGGTGACATTGTGAACAAGAAGGGGGCAGCatttatctcctgcaaatgtaaacaaattggCTGTATAAGAAATACTGTTGCATGGACTTACAGGCTATAAAGTTGTACACTGTTTTATCTTTGAATGCAGttaatttttgtacataattctatatttgtaaattCAACTTGCATGGTAAAGAGGTTGCATTACagttagggatattaaattttgattaatcagctaatcgaatagttgatggaatttccatcgactactcaattagtcaataaagcGGGTGCTCACCATCCCGCTGCGCTTCTCCCTTTAatatgtacaagagctgcccatggcttctatacatttcaaagggaaagacCCAGCaggttcctgctgcctctccccctttgaaatgcagaagagcttctcctggcttttgtacatttcagagaCACACAGCTgttcctctctgtgcctctttgtttgaaatgtacaagagtcacaggcagctcttgtacatttcagagggcaAGGAGCAGCAGTTGAACTGGCACCAGCAAGACTGTTTTAATCACAGTTTGTACCATTTTCCcactgtcccctctgccccccacagatgtggtgttggggggaaccagctcaccctcccccttgctgcctctctctgttaGAGGTTtcaaggggggaagcaactaaaTCAAGTTCccttgggtagtcaactagtcgctgaCATCCCTAATTACAGTGCAActaattgtaataaaaataaatgtaaactgAGCacagtacactttgtattctgaatTGTATTcgtatatttgaaaatgtcaaacatccacaaatatttcaaattgtattttattatttaacagtgcaattattCGCTTGATATCCCTACTTGATATCAACTTTGTCTGCAATATTGTTTCTCCAAAGGAGCCTGTAGAGCAGTCAGTCATAACTTAATCTGAGTTAGCGTGTTGCTACAGCCTCAAAGTCCAGTAATGACAATTTGTCCAGGCTTCATAGCTGCCTTATCACGGAGTTGGCAGCTTAGGGAATAAGGTTCACTTAGTGTATCTTAAACAGGTTCTCAGAGTTCCACATGGAATTAAATGGAAAGAACTTTTACAACTGTGTGTATGGGGTGGGTATCTAAGCACCCATCCATACTTTCTCTGTTTCTCAAAATTCAATCTAATTGTAAGAGGATGACACACAACTTCAGTCATGCTCATAAATGTGATAAAAATGTATGCATGTATAGTAAAAATTAATTCATGACTAAACACTCTACAAGCTGATAAAATGTAAATTGACATTACAGGCATATGTGTGTCAAGACTATACtattaatgtttttaaaacattctgGAATAGTATACTCAGGAGGAATGTTTCTATTAATCTGTGCTtgaatttttattaaaatgtcctGTTTTCATAGGTATGCCACCGCCTGTTGGTCCTCGTCCTGGTATGCCTCCCATGACACAAGCCCAGCCTGTGACAGCACCAGGCATTCTTAATAGACCACCAGCTCCTGCTGTAGCagcacccaccccacagcctccagTTACAAAACCACTTTTCCCCAGTGCAGGACAGGTAATGTGACCTCTGGAGACCTAACTACCAAATCTTGTACTTTATAATGGACTATAAAATTAATCATCATGACTTGTGACTGTTAGTACTTTTCGTTGAAGATATTACAAAAGTAATTGGTAAAGCTTCTCACTTAGGTTCTTTATTATAATGAAGTTTAATACTAGGctgctgattttttatttatttttttttttttaaggatttttattcactttttattTCCCTTGTCTCCAGTGTCCTATAGCAACTAGGGAACCAGGTATAACTTTTATCAGCAGGTGGTGTGTGAAGCTTTCTGGCATTACTTCAGTTTGGGAGGGGAGTGATTGCCTCAACATATTTGTCTGTCAGCAGATGGAGATTTGACTTTTTAAATCTTCCACTCAAGTTCACAATGCAAAAGTCTTGCCATGGTTTGTTTTAATCAGGATTCTGACTTGTGGTCTTTTGATAGCAGGCTACCACTGTCTATTAGCAGATAAAAAATTAAGATTGCAAAGCTGCCTCACTCTTGTTTTTCTGTACtttttttactgtatttgaaCAAGGAAGCCTTATTGCTAACATAATATAGAAGCAAAAGAAGGCAGTTGTGCTTAACTTTGAATCATATGCTGATTTGAAATTATTTATGTAAAAAGTGTTAGTTGAAAGCTGCttaaatgagggtttttttttgtttttggaggCTTGTGACCATTATTGTTTGATTCCCTTTGTTGTAAATAAATACTTCCTTAATTCTTTACTTGATATCAAGAATGTGCAGAAACTTTCAAGTGTCCTTTTTACAGTTTGGACTTCTCCAGAGAAGATAATCATTTACAAAAATTCAGTCCCTTGGTTGAGAGATCCTTCCATTTGGATATTTTCCACCCATTTGTTTGGAGACTGTTcactgtttcctttcttttatgcTACAGATGGGGACACCTGTCACAAGTTCAAGTACAGCTTCATCCAATTCAGAAAATCTGTCAGCATCTTCTAAAGCTCTGTTTCCTAGCACAGCACAAGTACGCAGGAAGTTgcagttttaaaaaattgctttgcAACTTAACCCTTTGGACCGTTATGTAAATCTGAAATTGTCTGCCTAAACATCTTCAGATAATTGCTGTTATATTCCTGATTATGTTTAGCTGGTAAAACCACAAAATCCTTATAATTATGCATTACATCTTGTAGGAATACACACTTTAAAGTGTTCAATTCCTCTTTGAAGAATGGGAGAAAATGAGAAATACTACATCCTGGTTCTGAAGGGTTAAAAAAGCATGAAAGTAGCTAAATGCATTTTAGTGGGCAGTGGTTAGCTTGATGCATGGTGAAACTTTTTTAGTTCATGCTGTTTAATCTGATGCATCACAATATAGGGAAACTAATTGCATTATGTTTTAAAATTGAAACATTTGGCTTTGATAGAAGGTTAAATGGAAGATTGAAAATGTATGCTGGCTACTGCCAAAGCATTCTCTCAAGTGAAActcatttttgtaatttttacttTTAAAGCAAAATTTTCTTGTCTCTAATGTAAACATAGATAGTATTGACTCCAGCCTCTTGTCTTTCACAGTGGACCTCACATTTGCTTTCACTTAGTTCTTCAGTCATAAATGAGGCTAAAATTTCAGGAAGAGCTGTAGACAGGTATTTGAGACCTTTTGCAGGCTATTGCAGTGTTTTTTTGTTATGGAGAGACTGcttcaaaattcattttaatttttaaaggctGATGTGTCAGAGCTCTTATATTGAAAGGTTTAGTtaaagccaagattttcaaaacatttaatttcattacTGAATGCTAACACTTGGCGTTGTATTCACTAATGATTACTAAAATACACTAATTTGTAATAACAGAATAGAAGATTACTTCAGCATAGCTTGTCTTTACTAAAGCAGAGAGATCCATGAAAGATTTATATATCAAATTGAATATTTTAGGTGAAACGATACAAGAAATTTAGCAGAATGTATATGCAGTTTTTATTTTGTATCTTTTGTGTTAGCTGTGGCTTTTGATCTGCAACATTTAGACTTAGTGTGTGTACTAGGTTttattttgtctttgttttcagttgctttgGTATTATGTGATGAGGCTGAATGTTACTTTGGACCAGCTTATTTTAACTGTGTATATTATTGGAACATTTCAGATGTCAAACAGGTAAAtgaatcttattttgaaaactaAGTATGTCTACTGATTAATTTTGTATTTCACAGGCTCAGGCAGCTGTTCCAGGACCAGTGGGTACTGATTTCAAACCTTTGAATAATACACCTGCAACAACCACAGAGCCCCCCAAACCTACATTCCCTGCTTATACACAGTCTACAGCTTCAACCACTAGCACAACAAACAGTACTGCAGCTAAACCGGCTACATCTATAACAAGTAAGCCTGCTACCCTTACAACAACCAGTGCAACCAGTAAGTTGATCCATCCAGATGAGGATATATCACTGGTAAGTTAAAACAGTTTTTCTTAAGTTGATAAATGCAACTCATGCTTCCTCTGAAATTGTCATGTGGCTAACTTTTCTCTATCCCAGGATGACTTCAATGGCGGCAGGagtgttaaaatacatttaattcaTCAGTATTTCATGTTAGGGGGCATATCTTCAGGTTCAAGGCAGCAAATAGTGTACTACAGAGTTACTGCTACATTACCTGTTGCATTGACTCTAAGACTAGAGCCTGCTAGTACACTAGACCTGTctgctcagcttaaggtatgcaactctagttatgtattttacatagctggagttggcttacttgAAGCCAAGCTTGGCGGCATTCCCACAGTAGGAGGCCAGTGAgagtcggcttcccttactctttgcaaaAGGAAGAGAACCTGACACCAGTGAGGCGTCCTCTTCCTTTTagggtagacaaggcctaagaatcTACCTGCCTCAGTGTGGCTTTGCCTTAATTGGCTCCAACATCTCAAGTCTGGTGTATATCTATTAGAACTGTACCAGATGCAAACACATAGCTAGCCAGCTTGGCACAGGTGAGACTGAGCAATTAAGTGCTGACAAATATGAAAAACAGTTACGTGGATGCTGTTCTTCAGtttcaaaactgaaaaatatCAAGACAAAGTGCATCCTTAGAGTTAAGGTTACGCTTAGTTTTGTTCTTTAGATTCACAATTCCTTTCAGATTTTTTTACATGCTAGAGGTTGCACcctctgcttgctatgctcgcctacccccctctctctggctgctttggCTTCACAGAGGAGCCTGATGACGTGATGTAATTCTGTTATCTGGCAGTagaaactgagagagagagagagagagagagactaccaCCATTGAGGGGAAATTGACTCTTCTTTTTCAGCCCTGAGAGGGGTTGGCTCCTTATACGCAAAATATTAGCATTGACGGGATAGTTGAACTTGCATTATGTGGTAATTTGTCTAAGACATACTATTGGTAATATACTTGACAATTTTAGAATAAGAAATTAAAAGTTCTATTATTGAAGGTACCTTTAATGAATTCAATTTTATGAATTCTGTCTCATTTATCTGGACATTGTGCACCAATATGTAAATTAATATTTCAGCTCCCTTGCTTTTTCTCTGCTGTGTTTAAAGCAGTCTATGTATGGTGTTATTTTTAGGAAGAGAGAAGGGCACAGTTGCCCAAATATCAACGTAATCTCCCTCGACCAGGACAGGTATCCATGGGCAATCCATCAGTTGGATCACTTGGAGGTATGATGCCACCACAACCTGGAATTCCTCCACAGCAGCAGGGAATGAGACCTCCTATGCCTCCTCATGGTAATCATACTTTTTCCTATTGCACTTGAtttcactgaatttttttttattaaggagcagcagttaatttgaaataagcatgtttttacaaaaataaacttaTCTTTTTTTAACATTGAAAGGGTTGAAGACAAAAGTTCGATCTACTAAgatagctttattttaaaataacatttttaatagaaaacttgTACAGATATATTTACTTTCgtctttaaaatgtttcatttatagGTCAGTATGGTGCTCATCACCAGGGCATGCCAGGATACCTTCCTGGGGCAATGCCTCCATATGGTCAGGGACCTCCAATGGTGCCCCCTTACCAAGGTGGACCTCCTCGACCT is part of the Pelodiscus sinensis isolate JC-2024 chromosome 20, ASM4963464v1, whole genome shotgun sequence genome and harbors:
- the ZNF207 gene encoding BUB3-interacting and GLEBS motif-containing protein ZNF207 isoform X3 — translated: MGRKKKKQLKPWCWYCNRDFDDEKILIQHQKAKHFKCHICHKKLYTGPGLAIHCMQVHKETIDAVPNAIPGRTDIELEIYGMEGIPEKDMDERRRLLEQKTQAESQKKKQQDDSDEYDDDESTASTSFQPQPVQPQQGYMPPMAQPGMPPVPGAPGIPPGIPPLMAGVPPMMPGMPPVMPGMPPGLHQQRKYMQSFCGENMMMPMGGMMPPGPGIPPLMPGMPPGMPPPVGPRPGMPPMTQAQPVTAPGILNRPPAPAVAAPTPQPPVTKPLFPSAGQMGTPVTSSSTASSNSENLSASSKALFPSTAQAQAAVPGPVGTDFKPLNNTPATTTEPPKPTFPAYTQSTASTTSTTNSTAAKPATSITSKPATLTTTSATSKLIHPDEDISLEERRAQLPKYQRNLPRPGQVSMGNPSVGSLGGMMPPQPGIPPQQQGMRPPMPPHGQYGAHHQGMPGYLPGAMPPYGQGPPMVPPYQGGPPRPPMGMRPPVMSQGGRY
- the ZNF207 gene encoding BUB3-interacting and GLEBS motif-containing protein ZNF207 isoform X4 — encoded protein: MGRKKKKQLKPWCWYCNRDFDDEKILIQHQKAKHFKCHICHKKLYTGPGLAIHCMQVHKETIDAVPNAIPGRTDIELEIYGMEGIPEKDMDERRRLLEQKTQESQKKKQQDDSDEYDDDESTASTSFQPQPVQPQQGYMPPMAQPGMPPVPGAPGIPPGIPPLMAGVPPMMPGMPPVMPGMPPGLHQQRKYMQSFCGENMMMPMGGMMPPGPGIPPLMPGMPPGMPPPVGPRPGMPPMTQAQPVTAPGILNRPPAPAVAAPTPQPPVTKPLFPSAGQMGTPVTSSSTASSNSENLSASSKALFPSTAQAQAAVPGPVGTDFKPLNNTPATTTEPPKPTFPAYTQSTASTTSTTNSTAAKPATSITSKPATLTTTSATSKLIHPDEDISLEERRAQLPKYQRNLPRPGQVSMGNPSVGSLGGMMPPQPGIPPQQQGMRPPMPPHGQYGAHHQGMPGYLPGAMPPYGQGPPMVPPYQGGPPRPPMGMRPPVMSQGGRY
- the ZNF207 gene encoding BUB3-interacting and GLEBS motif-containing protein ZNF207 isoform X8 codes for the protein MGRKKKKQLKPWCWYCNRDFDDEKILIQHQKAKHFKCHICHKKLYTGPGLAIHCMQVHKETIDAVPNAIPGRTDIELEIYGMEGIPEKDMDERRRLLEQKTQAESQKKKQQDDSDEYDDDESTASTSFQPQPVQPQQGYMPPMAQPGMPPVPGAPGIPPGIPPLMAGVPPMMPGMPPVMPGMPPGLHQQRKYMQSFCGENMMMPMGGMMPPGPGIPPLMPGMPPGRSVMSNSYCGMPPPVGPRPGMPPMTQAQPVTAPGILNRPPAPAVAAPTPQPPVTKPLFPSAGQAQAAVPGPVGTDFKPLNNTPATTTEPPKPTFPAYTQSTASTTSTTNSTAAKPATSITSKPATLTTTSATSKLIHPDEDISLEERRAQLPKYQRNLPRPGQVSMGNPSVGSLGGMMPPQPGIPPQQQGMRPPMPPHGQYGAHHQGMPGYLPGAMPPYGQGPPMVPPYQGGPPRPPMGMRPPVMSQGGRY
- the ZNF207 gene encoding BUB3-interacting and GLEBS motif-containing protein ZNF207 isoform X1, which codes for MGRKKKKQLKPWCWYCNRDFDDEKILIQHQKAKHFKCHICHKKLYTGPGLAIHCMQVHKETIDAVPNAIPGRTDIELEIYGMEGIPEKDMDERRRLLEQKTQAESQKKKQQDDSDEYDDDESTASTSFQPQPVQPQQGYMPPMAQPGMPPVPGAPGIPPGIPPLMAGVPPMMPGMPPVMPGMPPGLHQQRKYMQSFCGENMMMPMGGMMPPGPGIPPLMPGMPPGRSVMSNSYCGMPPPVGPRPGMPPMTQAQPVTAPGILNRPPAPAVAAPTPQPPVTKPLFPSAGQMGTPVTSSSTASSNSENLSASSKALFPSTAQAQAAVPGPVGTDFKPLNNTPATTTEPPKPTFPAYTQSTASTTSTTNSTAAKPATSITSKPATLTTTSATSKLIHPDEDISLEERRAQLPKYQRNLPRPGQVSMGNPSVGSLGGMMPPQPGIPPQQQGMRPPMPPHGQYGAHHQGMPGYLPGAMPPYGQGPPMVPPYQGGPPRPPMGMRPPVMSQGGRY
- the ZNF207 gene encoding BUB3-interacting and GLEBS motif-containing protein ZNF207 isoform X2, translated to MGRKKKKQLKPWCWYCNRDFDDEKILIQHQKAKHFKCHICHKKLYTGPGLAIHCMQVHKETIDAVPNAIPGRTDIELEIYGMEGIPEKDMDERRRLLEQKTQESQKKKQQDDSDEYDDDESTASTSFQPQPVQPQQGYMPPMAQPGMPPVPGAPGIPPGIPPLMAGVPPMMPGMPPVMPGMPPGLHQQRKYMQSFCGENMMMPMGGMMPPGPGIPPLMPGMPPGRSVMSNSYCGMPPPVGPRPGMPPMTQAQPVTAPGILNRPPAPAVAAPTPQPPVTKPLFPSAGQMGTPVTSSSTASSNSENLSASSKALFPSTAQAQAAVPGPVGTDFKPLNNTPATTTEPPKPTFPAYTQSTASTTSTTNSTAAKPATSITSKPATLTTTSATSKLIHPDEDISLEERRAQLPKYQRNLPRPGQVSMGNPSVGSLGGMMPPQPGIPPQQQGMRPPMPPHGQYGAHHQGMPGYLPGAMPPYGQGPPMVPPYQGGPPRPPMGMRPPVMSQGGRY
- the ZNF207 gene encoding BUB3-interacting and GLEBS motif-containing protein ZNF207 isoform X7, with product MGRKKKKQLKPWCWYCNRDFDDEKILIQHQKAKHFKCHICHKKLYTGPGLAIHCMQVHKETIDAVPNAIPGRTDIELEIYGMEGIPEKDMDERRRLLEQKTQESQKKKQQDDSDEYDDDESTASTSFQPQPVQPQQGYMPPMAQPGMPPVPGAPGIPPGIPPLMAGVPPMMPGMPPVMPGMPPGMMPMGGMMPPGPGIPPLMPGMPPGMPPPVGPRPGMPPMTQAQPVTAPGILNRPPAPAVAAPTPQPPVTKPLFPSAGQMGTPVTSSSTASSNSENLSASSKALFPSTAQAQAAVPGPVGTDFKPLNNTPATTTEPPKPTFPAYTQSTASTTSTTNSTAAKPATSITSKPATLTTTSATSKLIHPDEDISLEERRAQLPKYQRNLPRPGQVSMGNPSVGSLGGMMPPQPGIPPQQQGMRPPMPPHGQYGAHHQGMPGYLPGAMPPYGQGPPMVPPYQGGPPRPPMGMRPPVMSQGGRY